From Entelurus aequoreus isolate RoL-2023_Sb linkage group LG22, RoL_Eaeq_v1.1, whole genome shotgun sequence, one genomic window encodes:
- the gtpbp2b gene encoding GTP-binding protein 2b isoform X2, with the protein MLAVPPGGAASHGRHGLSSGAKKTSKKCRPRRSKRGRRRRSKKSNRSDHKSQQPFLPPEAEEGNIEYKLKLVSPTQYRFEHLATQLKWRLQEGRGEAVYQIGVEDNGLLVGLSQADMEASIATLKKMADKVGADITVLREREVDYEPDASTRRIAEVLVRKVPDDQQFLDLRVAVLGNVDSGKSTLLGVLTQGELDNGRGRARLNLFRHLHEIQTGRTSSISFEILGFNSRGQVVDYSHSRSAEEICESSSKMITFMDLAGHHKYLKTTIFGLTSYCPDFAMLVVSANTGVAGTSREHLGLAMALKVPIFVVVSKVDVCSRGTVDKTLRQLERLLKQPGCNKVPLMVSNPDDAVAAAQQFAQSACITPILTVSSVSGESLELLKVFLNVLPPLSNSKEQEELMQQLTEFQVDEIYSVPEVGTVVGGTLYSGVCREGERLVVGPTDQGHFLRLRVASIQRNRSACRLLRAGQAATLALGNFDRSLLRKGMVMVSPKMKPTVCREFEAAIVLLFHAKTFRRGSQVTAHVGNVRQTAVVQSLYGKEELRTGERAVVGFRFIKHPEYLRTGAKLLFREGVTKGIGHVTRLLPADQNHRQNQNPY; encoded by the exons ATGCTGGCCGTCCCGCCGGGCGGCGCGGCGTCTCACGGCAGACACGGCCTGAGCAGCGGCGCCAAGAAGACGTCGAAAAAGTGTCGCCCGAGACGAAGCAAGCGAGGTCGGCGACGTCGGAGCAAAAAGAGCAACAGGAGCGACCACAAAAGTCAACAACCCTTTTTACCGCCGGAG gcaGAAGAAGGCAACATTGAATATAAG CTCAAGCTGGTCAGCCCCACTCAGTACCGCTTCGAGCATCTGGCCACGCAGCTGAAGTGGCGTCTGCAGGAGGGTCGCGGCGAGGCCGTCTACCAGATCGGCGTGGAGGACAACGGTCTGCTGGTGGGCCTGAGCCAGGCCGACATGGAGGCGTCCATCGCCACCTTGAAGAAGATGGCCGACAA GGTGGGCGCCGACATCACGGTGCTCCGCGAGCGGGAGGTGGACTACGAGCCGGACGCCAGCACGCGCAGGATCGCCGAGGTTCTGGTGCGGAAAGTTCCGGACGATCAGCAG TTCCTGGACCTGCGTGTGGCCGTCCTGGGCAACGTGGACTCCGGGAAGTCCACCCTGCTGGGCGTGCTGACGCAGGGCGAGCTGGACAACGGGCGAGGACGAGCGCGTCTCAACCTCTTCAGGCACCTCCACGAGATCCAGACGGGACGCACATCCAGCATCAGCTTCGAGATCCTGGGCTTCAACAGCAGAGGACAA GTGGTCGACTACAGCCACTCTCGCAGCGCAGAGGAGATCTGTGAAAGCTCCTCCAAGATGATCACCTTCATGGACCTGGCTGGACACCACAAGTACCTGAAGACCACCATCTTTGGCCTCACCAGCTACTGCCCCGACTTCGCCATGCTGGTGGTCAGCGCCAACACGGGAGTGG CTGGTACCAGTCGGGAGCATCTGGGCCTGGCCATGGCGCTGAAAGTTCCCATCTTCGTGGTGGTCAGTAAAGTGGACGTGTGTTCGAGGGGCACGGTGGATAAAACCCTGCGACAGCTGGAAAGACTCCTCAAGCAGCCGGGCTGTAACAAGGTTCCTCTCATGGTCTCCAACCCGGACGATGCTGTTGCTGCCGCCCAGCAGTTCGCTCAGTCGGcgtg caTCACGCCCATCCTGACAGTGTCCAGTGTGTCAGGAGAAAGTCTGGAGCTCCTCAAAGTTTTCTTGAACGTTCTTCCTCCTCTGAGCAACAGCAAAGAACAAGAGGAGCTCATGCAGCAGCTGACTGAGTTCcag GTGGACGAGATCTACTCGGTGCCTGAGGTGGGCACGGTGGTGGGCGGGACTCTGTACAG cggGGTGTGCCGCGAGGGCGAGCGCCTGGTGGTGGGGCCCACGGACCAGGGCCACTTCCTGCGCCTGAGGGTGGCGAGCATCCAGAGGAACCGCTCGGCGTGCAGACTGCTGAGGGCGGGGCAGGCGGCCACGCTGGCGCTGGGCAACTTTGACCGCTCGCTGCTGCGCAAG GGGATGGTGATGGTGAGTCCCAAGATGAAGCCCACCGTCTGCCGGGAGTTCGAGGCCGCCATCGTGCTCCTCTTCCACGCCAAGACCTTCCGCCGGGGGTCACAGGTCACCGCCCACGTGGGCAACGTGCGGCAGACCGCCGTGGTCCAGAGCCTCTACGGGAAG GAAGAGCTGCGGACCGGCGAGCGAGCCGTGGTGGGATTCCGCTTCATCAAACATCCCGAGTACCTGCGGACCGGCGCCAAGCTGCTCTTCAGAGAGGGCGTGACCAAAGGCATCGGCCACGTCACCCGCCTGCTGCCTGCGGACCAGAACCACCGGCAGAACCAGAACCCTTACTAG
- the gtpbp2b gene encoding GTP-binding protein 2b isoform X1: MLAVPPGGAASHGRHGLSSGAKKTSKKCRPRRSKRGRRRRSKKSNRSDHKSQQPFLPPEAEEGNIEYKLKLVSPTQYRFEHLATQLKWRLQEGRGEAVYQIGVEDNGLLVGLSQADMEASIATLKKMADKVGADITVLREREVDYEPDASTRRIAEVLVRKVPDDQQFLDLRVAVLGNVDSGKSTLLGVLTQGELDNGRGRARLNLFRHLHEIQTGRTSSISFEILGFNSRGQVSTCVSQQGVQGSAHPMSVQVVDYSHSRSAEEICESSSKMITFMDLAGHHKYLKTTIFGLTSYCPDFAMLVVSANTGVAGTSREHLGLAMALKVPIFVVVSKVDVCSRGTVDKTLRQLERLLKQPGCNKVPLMVSNPDDAVAAAQQFAQSACITPILTVSSVSGESLELLKVFLNVLPPLSNSKEQEELMQQLTEFQVDEIYSVPEVGTVVGGTLYSGVCREGERLVVGPTDQGHFLRLRVASIQRNRSACRLLRAGQAATLALGNFDRSLLRKGMVMVSPKMKPTVCREFEAAIVLLFHAKTFRRGSQVTAHVGNVRQTAVVQSLYGKEELRTGERAVVGFRFIKHPEYLRTGAKLLFREGVTKGIGHVTRLLPADQNHRQNQNPY, from the exons ATGCTGGCCGTCCCGCCGGGCGGCGCGGCGTCTCACGGCAGACACGGCCTGAGCAGCGGCGCCAAGAAGACGTCGAAAAAGTGTCGCCCGAGACGAAGCAAGCGAGGTCGGCGACGTCGGAGCAAAAAGAGCAACAGGAGCGACCACAAAAGTCAACAACCCTTTTTACCGCCGGAG gcaGAAGAAGGCAACATTGAATATAAG CTCAAGCTGGTCAGCCCCACTCAGTACCGCTTCGAGCATCTGGCCACGCAGCTGAAGTGGCGTCTGCAGGAGGGTCGCGGCGAGGCCGTCTACCAGATCGGCGTGGAGGACAACGGTCTGCTGGTGGGCCTGAGCCAGGCCGACATGGAGGCGTCCATCGCCACCTTGAAGAAGATGGCCGACAA GGTGGGCGCCGACATCACGGTGCTCCGCGAGCGGGAGGTGGACTACGAGCCGGACGCCAGCACGCGCAGGATCGCCGAGGTTCTGGTGCGGAAAGTTCCGGACGATCAGCAG TTCCTGGACCTGCGTGTGGCCGTCCTGGGCAACGTGGACTCCGGGAAGTCCACCCTGCTGGGCGTGCTGACGCAGGGCGAGCTGGACAACGGGCGAGGACGAGCGCGTCTCAACCTCTTCAGGCACCTCCACGAGATCCAGACGGGACGCACATCCAGCATCAGCTTCGAGATCCTGGGCTTCAACAGCAGAGGACAAGTCAGCACGTGCGTGTCCCAGCAAGGTGTGCAAGGGTCCGCTCATCCCATGTCTGTGCAGGTGGTCGACTACAGCCACTCTCGCAGCGCAGAGGAGATCTGTGAAAGCTCCTCCAAGATGATCACCTTCATGGACCTGGCTGGACACCACAAGTACCTGAAGACCACCATCTTTGGCCTCACCAGCTACTGCCCCGACTTCGCCATGCTGGTGGTCAGCGCCAACACGGGAGTGG CTGGTACCAGTCGGGAGCATCTGGGCCTGGCCATGGCGCTGAAAGTTCCCATCTTCGTGGTGGTCAGTAAAGTGGACGTGTGTTCGAGGGGCACGGTGGATAAAACCCTGCGACAGCTGGAAAGACTCCTCAAGCAGCCGGGCTGTAACAAGGTTCCTCTCATGGTCTCCAACCCGGACGATGCTGTTGCTGCCGCCCAGCAGTTCGCTCAGTCGGcgtg caTCACGCCCATCCTGACAGTGTCCAGTGTGTCAGGAGAAAGTCTGGAGCTCCTCAAAGTTTTCTTGAACGTTCTTCCTCCTCTGAGCAACAGCAAAGAACAAGAGGAGCTCATGCAGCAGCTGACTGAGTTCcag GTGGACGAGATCTACTCGGTGCCTGAGGTGGGCACGGTGGTGGGCGGGACTCTGTACAG cggGGTGTGCCGCGAGGGCGAGCGCCTGGTGGTGGGGCCCACGGACCAGGGCCACTTCCTGCGCCTGAGGGTGGCGAGCATCCAGAGGAACCGCTCGGCGTGCAGACTGCTGAGGGCGGGGCAGGCGGCCACGCTGGCGCTGGGCAACTTTGACCGCTCGCTGCTGCGCAAG GGGATGGTGATGGTGAGTCCCAAGATGAAGCCCACCGTCTGCCGGGAGTTCGAGGCCGCCATCGTGCTCCTCTTCCACGCCAAGACCTTCCGCCGGGGGTCACAGGTCACCGCCCACGTGGGCAACGTGCGGCAGACCGCCGTGGTCCAGAGCCTCTACGGGAAG GAAGAGCTGCGGACCGGCGAGCGAGCCGTGGTGGGATTCCGCTTCATCAAACATCCCGAGTACCTGCGGACCGGCGCCAAGCTGCTCTTCAGAGAGGGCGTGACCAAAGGCATCGGCCACGTCACCCGCCTGCTGCCTGCGGACCAGAACCACCGGCAGAACCAGAACCCTTACTAG
- the ero1b gene encoding ERO1-like protein beta isoform X2: protein MMMKMTMKMMMRTFCILLLFIKLTALLHSQLTGVLDDCFCDVESIDLFNNFRIYPRIKKLTERDYFRYYKVNLKRPCPFWPDDGQCAIKDCHVEACPESEIPAGIKSGNYNKYSQAANNMADMAECQQVEELGAINSTLSNRSKEAFADWARHDDAQDHFCELDDEMCPDAEYVDLLLNPERYTGYKGPSAWRVWNSIYEENCFKPRSVYRPLNPLVPSRGDEDGEGFYDWLEGLCLEKRVFYRLISGLHSSINIHLSAEYLLDEGWGRSVWGPNVEEFRRRFDTAETKGEGTRRLKNLYFLYLIELRALYKVAAYFERVVVNLYTGNAQEDAATKELLLHFFNELKTFPMHFDEKSMFAGHQKEAKSLKEEFRLHFKNISRIMDCVGCSKCRLWGKLQTQGLGTALKILFSEKQIKNLPEHSPSKGFQLTRQEVVALLNGFARLSTSIHQLHSFRLLLKEKR, encoded by the exons atgatgatgaagatgacgatgaagatgatgatgagaaCCTTCTGCATCCTCCTGCTATTCATTAAACTCACTGCGCTGCTGCACTCTCAG CTGACGGGCGTTCTTGACGATTGTTTCTGTGACGTGGAGAGCATCGACCTGTTCAACAACTTTAGGATCTATCCTCGCATCAAGAAGCTGACAGAGAGAGACTACTTCAGGTACTACAAG GTCAACTTGAAGCGGCCGTGTCCATTTTGGCCAGATGACGGTCAGTGTGCCATTAAAGACTGCCATGTGGAGGCCTGCCCAGAG AGCGAGATTCCTGCGGGCATCAAGTCTGGGAATTACAACAAG TATTCCCAGGCTGCCAACAACATGGCCGACATGGCAGAGTGCCAACAAGTGGAAGAACTTGGCGCCATCAACAGCACGCTGAG taatcggagcaaagagGCGTTTGCTGACTGGGCGAGACACGACGACGCTCAGGATCATTTCTGCGAGCTGGACG ACGAGATGTGTCCTGACGCCGAGTACGTGGACCTGCTGCTCAACCCGGAGCGCTACACGGGCTACAAGGGGCCATCGGCCTGGAGGGTGTGGAACAGCATCTACGAGGAGAACTGCTTCAA GCCCAGGTCTGTGTACCGACCTTTGAACCCGCTGGTCCCCAGCAGAG GAGACGAGGATG GCGAGGGCTTCTACGACTGGCTGGAAG GGTTGTGTTTGGAGAAGAGAGTTTTCTACCGCCTCATCTCAGGCCTGCACAGCAGCATCAACATCCACCTGAGTGCCGAGTACCTGCTGGACG agGGGTGGGGCCGCTCCGTGTGGGGTCCCAACGTGGAGGAGTTCCGTCGCCGCTTCGACACGGCGGAGACAAAGGGCGAGGGCACGCGGCGCCTAAAGAACCTCTACTTCCTGTACCTGATAGAACTGCGCGCGCTCTACAAGGTGGCGGCGTACTTTGAGCGCGTGGTGGTGAACTTGTACACGGGCAACGCTCAGGAGGACGCCGCCACCAAGGAGCTGCTGCTGCACTTCTTCAACGAGCTCAA AACCTTCCCCATGCACTTTGATGAGAAGTCCATGTTTGCTGGGCACCAGAAGGAAGCTAAGAGTCTGAAG GAAGAATTCCGGCTGCACTTCAAGAACATTTCCAGGATTATGGATTGTGTCGGTTGCAGTAAATGTCGTCTTTGGGGAAAGCTGCAG ACGCAAGGTCTGGGAACCGCCCTCAAGATCCTTTTCTCCGAGAAGCAGATCAAGAACCTTCCGGAACATTCCCCCTCCAAAGGCTTCCAGCTCACTCGCCAGGAGGTGGTCGCCTTGCTCAACGGCTTCGCCAG GTTGTCCACTAGCATCCATCAGCTGCACAGCTTCCGCCTGCTGTTGAAGGAGAAGCGGTAA
- the ero1b gene encoding ERO1-like protein beta isoform X1, whose product MWRVTLQAFSALLLAFVLDKLALGWFQHSLAGTSTSTEQHEQSCFCHLTGVLDDCFCDVESIDLFNNFRIYPRIKKLTERDYFRYYKVNLKRPCPFWPDDGQCAIKDCHVEACPESEIPAGIKSGNYNKYSQAANNMADMAECQQVEELGAINSTLSNRSKEAFADWARHDDAQDHFCELDDEMCPDAEYVDLLLNPERYTGYKGPSAWRVWNSIYEENCFKPRSVYRPLNPLVPSRGDEDGEGFYDWLEGLCLEKRVFYRLISGLHSSINIHLSAEYLLDEGWGRSVWGPNVEEFRRRFDTAETKGEGTRRLKNLYFLYLIELRALYKVAAYFERVVVNLYTGNAQEDAATKELLLHFFNELKTFPMHFDEKSMFAGHQKEAKSLKEEFRLHFKNISRIMDCVGCSKCRLWGKLQTQGLGTALKILFSEKQIKNLPEHSPSKGFQLTRQEVVALLNGFARLSTSIHQLHSFRLLLKEKR is encoded by the exons ATGTGGAGGGTGACTTTACAAGCCTTCAGTGCTCTGCTGCTGGCCTTCGTGTTGGACAAGTTAGCTCTGGGCTGGTTCCAGCACAGCCTCGCCGGCACCAGCACCAGCACGGAGCAACACGAGCAGAGCTGCTTCTGCCAT CTGACGGGCGTTCTTGACGATTGTTTCTGTGACGTGGAGAGCATCGACCTGTTCAACAACTTTAGGATCTATCCTCGCATCAAGAAGCTGACAGAGAGAGACTACTTCAGGTACTACAAG GTCAACTTGAAGCGGCCGTGTCCATTTTGGCCAGATGACGGTCAGTGTGCCATTAAAGACTGCCATGTGGAGGCCTGCCCAGAG AGCGAGATTCCTGCGGGCATCAAGTCTGGGAATTACAACAAG TATTCCCAGGCTGCCAACAACATGGCCGACATGGCAGAGTGCCAACAAGTGGAAGAACTTGGCGCCATCAACAGCACGCTGAG taatcggagcaaagagGCGTTTGCTGACTGGGCGAGACACGACGACGCTCAGGATCATTTCTGCGAGCTGGACG ACGAGATGTGTCCTGACGCCGAGTACGTGGACCTGCTGCTCAACCCGGAGCGCTACACGGGCTACAAGGGGCCATCGGCCTGGAGGGTGTGGAACAGCATCTACGAGGAGAACTGCTTCAA GCCCAGGTCTGTGTACCGACCTTTGAACCCGCTGGTCCCCAGCAGAG GAGACGAGGATG GCGAGGGCTTCTACGACTGGCTGGAAG GGTTGTGTTTGGAGAAGAGAGTTTTCTACCGCCTCATCTCAGGCCTGCACAGCAGCATCAACATCCACCTGAGTGCCGAGTACCTGCTGGACG agGGGTGGGGCCGCTCCGTGTGGGGTCCCAACGTGGAGGAGTTCCGTCGCCGCTTCGACACGGCGGAGACAAAGGGCGAGGGCACGCGGCGCCTAAAGAACCTCTACTTCCTGTACCTGATAGAACTGCGCGCGCTCTACAAGGTGGCGGCGTACTTTGAGCGCGTGGTGGTGAACTTGTACACGGGCAACGCTCAGGAGGACGCCGCCACCAAGGAGCTGCTGCTGCACTTCTTCAACGAGCTCAA AACCTTCCCCATGCACTTTGATGAGAAGTCCATGTTTGCTGGGCACCAGAAGGAAGCTAAGAGTCTGAAG GAAGAATTCCGGCTGCACTTCAAGAACATTTCCAGGATTATGGATTGTGTCGGTTGCAGTAAATGTCGTCTTTGGGGAAAGCTGCAG ACGCAAGGTCTGGGAACCGCCCTCAAGATCCTTTTCTCCGAGAAGCAGATCAAGAACCTTCCGGAACATTCCCCCTCCAAAGGCTTCCAGCTCACTCGCCAGGAGGTGGTCGCCTTGCTCAACGGCTTCGCCAG GTTGTCCACTAGCATCCATCAGCTGCACAGCTTCCGCCTGCTGTTGAAGGAGAAGCGGTAA
- the ero1b gene encoding ERO1-like protein beta isoform X3 has product MTMKMMMMMTTFCILLLFIKLTALLHSQLTGVLDDCFCDVESIDLFNNFRIYPRIKKLTERDYFRYYKVNLKRPCPFWPDDGQCAIKDCHVEACPESEIPAGIKSGNYNKYSQAANNMADMAECQQVEELGAINSTLSNRSKEAFADWARHDDAQDHFCELDDEMCPDAEYVDLLLNPERYTGYKGPSAWRVWNSIYEENCFKPRSVYRPLNPLVPSRGDEDGEGFYDWLEGLCLEKRVFYRLISGLHSSINIHLSAEYLLDEGWGRSVWGPNVEEFRRRFDTAETKGEGTRRLKNLYFLYLIELRALYKVAAYFERVVVNLYTGNAQEDAATKELLLHFFNELKTFPMHFDEKSMFAGHQKEAKSLKEEFRLHFKNISRIMDCVGCSKCRLWGKLQTQGLGTALKILFSEKQIKNLPEHSPSKGFQLTRQEVVALLNGFARLSTSIHQLHSFRLLLKEKR; this is encoded by the exons atgacgatgaagatgatgatgatgatgacaaccTTCTGCATCCTCCTGCTATTCATTAAACTCACTGCACTGCTGCACTCTCAG CTGACGGGCGTTCTTGACGATTGTTTCTGTGACGTGGAGAGCATCGACCTGTTCAACAACTTTAGGATCTATCCTCGCATCAAGAAGCTGACAGAGAGAGACTACTTCAGGTACTACAAG GTCAACTTGAAGCGGCCGTGTCCATTTTGGCCAGATGACGGTCAGTGTGCCATTAAAGACTGCCATGTGGAGGCCTGCCCAGAG AGCGAGATTCCTGCGGGCATCAAGTCTGGGAATTACAACAAG TATTCCCAGGCTGCCAACAACATGGCCGACATGGCAGAGTGCCAACAAGTGGAAGAACTTGGCGCCATCAACAGCACGCTGAG taatcggagcaaagagGCGTTTGCTGACTGGGCGAGACACGACGACGCTCAGGATCATTTCTGCGAGCTGGACG ACGAGATGTGTCCTGACGCCGAGTACGTGGACCTGCTGCTCAACCCGGAGCGCTACACGGGCTACAAGGGGCCATCGGCCTGGAGGGTGTGGAACAGCATCTACGAGGAGAACTGCTTCAA GCCCAGGTCTGTGTACCGACCTTTGAACCCGCTGGTCCCCAGCAGAG GAGACGAGGATG GCGAGGGCTTCTACGACTGGCTGGAAG GGTTGTGTTTGGAGAAGAGAGTTTTCTACCGCCTCATCTCAGGCCTGCACAGCAGCATCAACATCCACCTGAGTGCCGAGTACCTGCTGGACG agGGGTGGGGCCGCTCCGTGTGGGGTCCCAACGTGGAGGAGTTCCGTCGCCGCTTCGACACGGCGGAGACAAAGGGCGAGGGCACGCGGCGCCTAAAGAACCTCTACTTCCTGTACCTGATAGAACTGCGCGCGCTCTACAAGGTGGCGGCGTACTTTGAGCGCGTGGTGGTGAACTTGTACACGGGCAACGCTCAGGAGGACGCCGCCACCAAGGAGCTGCTGCTGCACTTCTTCAACGAGCTCAA AACCTTCCCCATGCACTTTGATGAGAAGTCCATGTTTGCTGGGCACCAGAAGGAAGCTAAGAGTCTGAAG GAAGAATTCCGGCTGCACTTCAAGAACATTTCCAGGATTATGGATTGTGTCGGTTGCAGTAAATGTCGTCTTTGGGGAAAGCTGCAG ACGCAAGGTCTGGGAACCGCCCTCAAGATCCTTTTCTCCGAGAAGCAGATCAAGAACCTTCCGGAACATTCCCCCTCCAAAGGCTTCCAGCTCACTCGCCAGGAGGTGGTCGCCTTGCTCAACGGCTTCGCCAG GTTGTCCACTAGCATCCATCAGCTGCACAGCTTCCGCCTGCTGTTGAAGGAGAAGCGGTAA